The Dyadobacter sp. 676 DNA window ATTCCAGATTACTGCGGGGGCCGAGGCTTAAATCCTGGCGGATCGTGCCTTGCAGCAGGGAATAATCCACATCTCCGAGAAAGCCCAGCCCGCTTTTATAATTAATGCTAAAAGAAGGCCCTTTGCTCCGGAGGTACCGCTTTTCGCCATTTCTGATGAGATATCTCCTCCACGGGCGCAATGTTGCGGTGGCATCGAATATCCATGCATTGTGGTCCCTGAAACCGGTGTTTTCCAACTCGCGGTTAACCGGCCTGTTGGGCGTGAACCCGAACTGGCTCCAGAAAATGATCGGCCGGGCGCTTTCCTGATTGAAAAGCTCCTTGCGGTGCTCGAAATCGAGGCTTGCGTTCAGGCTAAGGACGTCGCCGATATTGCGGAGCGTGTACTGGATGCGGCCATATTGTTTCTGGTATAATTTCATCAGGCTGCGGTCGAAAAAACGTGCCGCCACACTGTTGGGCAACGGCAGAATGGGCTCGTGGTTGTTGATTTGCGATGCCATTTCGCCACCGGAAAGGGACAGGTTCCACCGGTTATCGCCGATATTGGTTTCCAGGTTACCATAAAGCCTCTTTCGCCCGAAAGAATAGCGTACGAGCGGGCGCACGCTCAGGTACGACGACTTAGCCCATTTTTTTTGCCACTCGGTGATAATGTTGATGGCATTGCCCTCAACCGAATTGTAACTGACCGACAGCAGCGGGCTTTTAAAATAGAAACTGTTGCGATTGCCTAATGTGTAGGTATTGCCCGTAAGGATATGAATGGGCTTGAAATGCGTGGAATCCGGCTTGGTCTTGACCCGGATCGAGTCCTTCACGACTTTAATGCTATCCTGCGACACGTAGCTCGAAACCTCCGACCTGGTCAGTGGAATAGGCCGGAGGGCCTGCCAGTAAGTTGTATCGCGCTTATTGGCCATCGAATCGATCACAATGGAATCCTGGCGTACGAGCCGGTCGTTGCCAAGTTGCTCCTCTCGCTCTTTTTTCTGCTGCTTTTCGTATTGTCTGGTCAGTTTTCTGAAATTTTTAGTAGAAAACTCCTTCTGTGCCCGGATCAGGTTTTCGAGATTCTTACCGTCTTTGGTTTTGGGTACATCCTCTTTCTTGTGATCGGCGATTATAATATCCTCCCGTAAGCCGGGGTCTACATCGAGTTTTTGATAGGTCAGTGACACGAGGTAACGAAATTCACCGGCAAACCCGAGGTAACTTCCATTCAATTTGAATTGCTGGTTAACCGGAATCCATACGCCTTGTACGGGACTGAAAATCTGCTTGGCGGAAATATTCAAACCGCTGGTGGTGGTTTGCAGGTCGTAGCTGTGAATCGCCCAGCGATCTTCGAGTATAAACAAACTTCCCCTGAAAACCCCTTCGCCGTAGGCTTTGGGGATTACCTTTATTTTATTGACGATTTCGCCTCTTTCTTCGAAATAACCTTCGTATTCGAATTTGTAATAGGCAAACGACTTGGGCGAAAGGGGTGAAATCGTGCCGGCGATTTCGGGACTGTACAAACTGGCCAGAACATATTCGTTCGGAGAGGGGATGCTGTTGTCCAGGCTGTTGCGGGTGGATATGATGCGCTGGCTGTAATTGTTGGGCCGCCGGTACCTGATTTCCGCCACGCTCTCGTTGAGAATGGCTTTTCCTTGCTGCACCCCTTCTTTTTTCAACCGTTTTTGAAGCAGAAAGGGAATTTTGGTAGCTACACCGGTGCTGCGGGAATACACCTTTGCCGTGTAGCCGCGCACCTGCAACTGGTGAAAACGCGCTTTGGCGATCGCCCGCCGCATAATGCTGTAAGCAGGATCTTCCTTCGACTTGCCGATGGTCGCCTCTTGCAAGCTCAGCGCCTGCTCTTCCATTATCACGTTCAGCACGATGAAGTCGTTACCGACAGTGATGCTTTTGGAAATGCTTTTGAAACCCAGGTATTGGAAAATGATCTCGTAGCTCCCGGGAGCCAGGCTGAACTCGTATTCGCCTTCCCCGTTGGCCATCGTACCGTTGCTGGTGCCCTTCACCGCGACGCCCGCATAGGGAAGGGCCTCGCCATTTTTCGTGGTAACGCGTCCCCTGATCCCGCCCGCCTGGGTGAGCTTCTGTACCGTCAGAAAAAGCAGCAGTAAAGCCAGAAAACGCATATAGCCGGAATAAGGTGCTGACAGCGGCGGTTGTGGAAGAAAATATTTTGCAACAAATTATCGCAATTAGCACAAAATACATGACATTCCGGAGGCGCGCCTCTGACTTTACTTATAGAACCGTACCAGCGACGGGCCGAAAAACAAAAAAAGTGACATGCCGGAGTTCCGAAATGCCACTTTTAATAAATGATTATTGTTTATTCGCACGCACCGTCGATCGTGCAGTTGGCACCGTCGGCCAGGCTCACGAGCGGTTTGGGATTGGCTTTTTCCCATTCGGAAAATGATTGCTGCAACGCACCCAGAAATGTTTCGGTGTGCTGTGCTCCCGAAACCGCATATTTGCGGTCAAGGACAAAGAAGGGAACACCCCGTGCGCCTACCTGCTGGGCCTCGTAAATATCGCGGCGCACCTCCTCACTGAAACGCGTTCCTTCCAGAACTGCCCTCAACTCAGCGGCATTAATGCCGATTGCTACGCCCAGCTCAACCAGGGTGTCATGGTCGGCCGTATTCTTGCCGTCCGTAAAATAGGCTTTAAACAATTGCTCTTCCGCCGCGTCGCCGAGCCCCTTGGTTTTCGCAAACTGTAAAAACCGGTGTGCGTCGAAGGAATTGGCAAGCACCGCTTTATCCATATTATATTCAAGGCCCACTTCGGCAGCTATATTCGTCACATGGTCATTGACTTGCTGCGCATATTCCGGCGTCCAGCCTTTTGTTTCGGCCAGGTAGTCGTTAATGCTGCGGCCCGGCTCGGTTTTCATCTGAGGGTTCAGCTGGAAGCTCTTCCATTCCACCTGAATCCGGTCGCGCTGAGGGAATTCCGCCAGCGCACTTTCAAAGCGCCTTTTGCCGATGTAGCAAAAAGGGCACATTACATCACTCCATATTTCGACTTTCATAGTATCGTTGGTCTGTAATTGTATTAATGGGAGGGGGGCATTTGTTGTCAGGTGTTGTCATTTTTAGTCAGGTGTAGTCATTTGTTGTCAGGTTTAGTCTTTTGTTGTCAGGTTTTCATGTGTTGCCACATTTCTAACTCACCTGACCATTCCTGACTACACTTGACCACCCTTGACTATTCCTGACCATCTCTGACCACACTTGACTATTCCTCACCACTCCCGACTTTCAACCTCCCGCTATTAAAAAGCTCAGATGGAAATAAAAAGTTCTTCATGCGCCCGGCGCACCTTCTTTGCATTCACATAAGGGTCTTTTTCCGCGTCGCGGTAGCCCAACGCCAGGATTACCACGCTCCGAAGCCCTTTCTCGCGAAGGCCGAGAATTTCGTCCAGTTTCGCGGCATCGAAACCTTCCATCGGCGTAGCATCCACCTCTTCGGTAGCCGCCGCCACCAGTCCGTGGCCCA harbors:
- a CDS encoding DUF5686 and carboxypeptidase regulatory-like domain-containing protein → MRFLALLLLFLTVQKLTQAGGIRGRVTTKNGEALPYAGVAVKGTSNGTMANGEGEYEFSLAPGSYEIIFQYLGFKSISKSITVGNDFIVLNVIMEEQALSLQEATIGKSKEDPAYSIMRRAIAKARFHQLQVRGYTAKVYSRSTGVATKIPFLLQKRLKKEGVQQGKAILNESVAEIRYRRPNNYSQRIISTRNSLDNSIPSPNEYVLASLYSPEIAGTISPLSPKSFAYYKFEYEGYFEERGEIVNKIKVIPKAYGEGVFRGSLFILEDRWAIHSYDLQTTTSGLNISAKQIFSPVQGVWIPVNQQFKLNGSYLGFAGEFRYLVSLTYQKLDVDPGLREDIIIADHKKEDVPKTKDGKNLENLIRAQKEFSTKNFRKLTRQYEKQQKKEREEQLGNDRLVRQDSIVIDSMANKRDTTYWQALRPIPLTRSEVSSYVSQDSIKVVKDSIRVKTKPDSTHFKPIHILTGNTYTLGNRNSFYFKSPLLSVSYNSVEGNAINIITEWQKKWAKSSYLSVRPLVRYSFGRKRLYGNLETNIGDNRWNLSLSGGEMASQINNHEPILPLPNSVAARFFDRSLMKLYQKQYGRIQYTLRNIGDVLSLNASLDFEHRKELFNQESARPIIFWSQFGFTPNRPVNRELENTGFRDHNAWIFDATATLRPWRRYLIRNGEKRYLRSKGPSFSINYKSGLGFLGDVDYSLLQGTIRQDLSLGPRSNLEYLVNGGGFLSTKKLYFPDYRHFMGNEFFFQYVYPPDQFRMLPYYRYSTSKWFFQTHLTWTMQHFLLTRVQALRVTGISETLQLHYLRVPTIRNYTEAVYGIDNIVRIVRLEAVAQFHGSHFKGMGWRIGASFRFGR
- a CDS encoding DsbA family oxidoreductase, which codes for MKVEIWSDVMCPFCYIGKRRFESALAEFPQRDRIQVEWKSFQLNPQMKTEPGRSINDYLAETKGWTPEYAQQVNDHVTNIAAEVGLEYNMDKAVLANSFDAHRFLQFAKTKGLGDAAEEQLFKAYFTDGKNTADHDTLVELGVAIGINAAELRAVLEGTRFSEEVRRDIYEAQQVGARGVPFFVLDRKYAVSGAQHTETFLGALQQSFSEWEKANPKPLVSLADGANCTIDGACE